One window of the Betta splendens chromosome 21, fBetSpl5.4, whole genome shotgun sequence genome contains the following:
- the fundc1 gene encoding FUN14 domain-containing protein 1 → MQMTPDVQAAEDKPEPKMANRDKDLEEEIYDKVVDLTEYAKRQRWWNRLFGKNSGPVAEKYSVATQIALGGVSGWCAGYLFQKVGKVAATAVGGGLLLLQIANNSGYIQVDWKRVEKDVNKAKKQLKKSTNQAGPELNTFVEKSTEFVKKNIVVTSGFIGGFLLGLAS, encoded by the exons ATGCAAATGACGCCGGACGTGCAGGCAGCGGAGGACAAACCGGAGCCCAAAATGGCGAACCGTGATAAGG ATCTGGAGGAGGAGATTTATGACAAGGTCGTAGACCTGACAGAATATGCTAAACGTCAGCGATGGTGGAACCGCCTCTTCGGAAAGAACTCGGGCCCCGTGGCAGAGAAGTACTCTGTAGCCACACAGATAGCCTTGGGTGGCGTGAGTGGGTG GTGTGCAGGATATCTCTTCCAGAAGGTGGGAAAGGTTGCTGCTACAGCTGTAGGGGGAGGTCTTCTACTGTTGCAG ATAGCTAACAATAGTGGCTATATCCAAGTGGACTGGAAAAGAGTAGAGAAGGATGTCAACAAAGCAAAGAAGCAGTTAAAGAAAAGCACCAATCAAGCAGGCCCAGaactaaacacatttgttgAGAAG TCCACAGAGTTTGTGAAGAAAAATATTGTTGTCACAAGTGGTTTCATCGGAGGATTCCTGCTCGGTCTGGCATCTTAG